Proteins found in one Mucilaginibacter gracilis genomic segment:
- the tamL gene encoding translocation and assembly module lipoprotein TamL: MKAYTRLDYYSLAILSIIILFWASGCSVTRGIRKDQTLVHKITIKGVDKQYQESTLNYVDKEQQPNNWFNLQFYYLFSNHGKRELGEAPRILDSNLVEFSRLQIEKFLQTKGFVTAKVTDEIKVKNRKAELIFTASKGPLFRIRKFQDSIVDAKVRNLYRSHRTEFSHVQPGNPFDKDSLAYDRDQIFQLMKHNGYYDFYRQYVRYEFDTTFNSSVADVKMIIDNPPKKAEHTQFTINNTLVVIYKSNGKPGKNNTADTLQVDSQLRFVDYSHKFKPKAVQNYIFQKKGELYDIDQQNLTTSRLSELNVFRNVPNPAYTKTADSTNRLNSKIDIVPLKHMTDRVEGEFIFNGGRNGFNVGNTFTDRNLFKGAEILQVKLNWSVLFDNSTDAIGSSAIQNQDVRVGLSLIYPRIISPFNLPIPGKYGVPHTTISSTYQLFFQKGLVSRKSFINSLTYDWAETSQKLHTLTPINIEISEGIIDPVAQAQLLAQGRYSYVYLIGRKIFTSGSQYTYQYNANKLYSVNTFGYFRGSIDAGGNTLGLMSNLLNTPRDSSGQRTIFGQTYAQYTKLETDFRYYKNLGGERVLIFRINPGIGLAYGNSSQLIFEKNFYAGGANDIRSWLPRTLGPGQFNRAVYGPATDSLAQSLRDRLKYLDQFGEIKIVGNIEYRFPLIGNFYGSKMNGAVFTDFGNVWRLKPETDSPNGTFNINNLYASTAIGIGAGLRFDLGFFVFRLDAALKLKDPQFTGSDQWVLTKHYNELFRAGSFKQNYLLTNGESYNFMQLNFGIGLPF; the protein is encoded by the coding sequence TTGAAAGCATATACCCGATTAGATTATTACAGCCTTGCAATTTTAAGTATTATTATTCTTTTCTGGGCATCGGGCTGTAGTGTAACGCGCGGCATCCGTAAAGATCAAACCCTGGTACATAAAATAACCATTAAAGGCGTTGATAAACAGTACCAGGAATCGACACTAAATTACGTTGATAAAGAGCAACAGCCTAATAACTGGTTCAATTTACAGTTTTACTACCTTTTTAGCAACCACGGTAAACGCGAACTTGGCGAAGCACCCCGCATATTAGATAGTAACCTGGTAGAGTTTTCGCGACTACAGATAGAGAAGTTTTTGCAAACCAAAGGTTTTGTAACGGCAAAGGTTACCGACGAAATAAAAGTAAAAAACCGCAAAGCCGAACTCATATTTACGGCTAGCAAAGGCCCATTGTTCCGCATACGTAAGTTTCAGGATAGTATTGTGGATGCAAAGGTGCGGAATTTATACCGCAGCCATCGTACCGAATTTAGCCACGTGCAACCAGGCAACCCGTTTGATAAGGATAGTTTGGCCTATGATCGTGATCAGATTTTTCAATTGATGAAACATAACGGGTATTACGATTTTTACCGCCAGTACGTGAGGTACGAATTTGATACCACTTTTAACAGTAGCGTTGCCGATGTTAAAATGATTATTGATAACCCCCCTAAAAAGGCCGAACATACTCAGTTTACCATTAACAACACTTTAGTTGTGATATATAAAAGTAACGGCAAGCCCGGTAAAAACAATACTGCCGATACCTTACAGGTTGATTCGCAATTGCGCTTTGTTGATTATTCGCACAAGTTTAAACCTAAGGCGGTTCAAAATTATATCTTCCAAAAAAAGGGCGAACTGTATGATATCGATCAGCAAAATTTAACTACATCAAGGTTGTCGGAGTTAAATGTGTTTCGCAATGTGCCTAACCCGGCCTACACCAAAACTGCCGACAGTACCAACCGTTTAAACAGCAAAATAGATATTGTACCGTTAAAACACATGACGGATAGGGTTGAGGGTGAGTTTATTTTTAACGGTGGCCGAAACGGTTTTAATGTTGGCAATACCTTTACCGATAGAAACCTGTTTAAAGGGGCCGAAATTTTGCAGGTTAAATTAAACTGGAGCGTACTTTTTGATAACTCAACCGATGCAATTGGCTCAAGCGCAATTCAAAACCAGGATGTTAGGGTGGGGCTCAGTCTCATTTATCCGCGTATTATTTCGCCTTTTAATTTACCTATTCCGGGTAAATATGGCGTGCCGCATACCACCATATCATCAACATATCAGTTGTTTTTCCAAAAGGGCTTAGTTTCCCGAAAAAGCTTCATCAACTCCTTAACATACGATTGGGCCGAAACCAGCCAAAAGTTGCACACCTTAACCCCCATCAATATTGAAATATCCGAGGGGATTATTGATCCCGTGGCACAGGCTCAGTTGTTAGCGCAGGGGCGTTACTCGTATGTTTACCTTATTGGCCGGAAAATATTTACATCGGGTAGCCAGTACACCTATCAGTATAACGCTAACAAGCTGTATTCGGTAAATACATTCGGCTATTTCCGTGGTTCTATCGATGCTGGTGGTAATACGCTTGGCCTGATGAGTAATTTGTTAAATACGCCGAGGGACAGTTCGGGCCAGCGTACCATTTTTGGGCAAACCTATGCGCAATACACCAAACTGGAAACCGACTTTAGGTATTATAAAAACCTTGGTGGCGAACGTGTGCTTATATTCCGGATAAACCCGGGTATTGGTTTGGCTTACGGTAATAGCAGCCAGTTGATATTTGAAAAAAACTTTTATGCCGGTGGTGCAAATGATATAAGGTCCTGGTTGCCGCGTACCCTTGGCCCTGGCCAGTTTAACCGTGCAGTGTATGGCCCCGCAACCGATAGCCTTGCCCAAAGTTTGCGCGACCGCCTAAAATATCTGGATCAGTTTGGCGAGATAAAAATTGTGGGTAATATAGAGTACCGCTTTCCGCTGATAGGCAACTTTTATGGCTCGAAAATGAACGGAGCTGTTTTTACCGATTTTGGTAACGTATGGAGGCTTAAACCCGAAACCGATAGCCCTAACGGCACGTTTAATATTAATAATCTTTACGCTTCAACGGCAATAGGCATTGGCGCAGGGTTACGGTTTGACCTTGGTTTTTTTGTTTTCCGTTTAGATGCGGCACTCAAGTTAAAAGACCCGCAGTTTACCGGCAGCGACCAATGGGTGCTTACCAAACATTATAACGAACTTTTCAGGGCCGGAAGTTTTAAACAAAATTACCTGCTAACCAACGGCGAAAGCTATAACTTTATGCAGCTTAACTTTGGCATCGGGCTTCCGTTTTAA
- a CDS encoding aldo/keto reductase has translation MEYRNFKDVKIAEVGLGTWQLGSADWGAVNQEDAFKILKAYTDNGGNFIDTADVYGMGVSEKTIGSFLKTQNKDIYVATKLGRRGDANGWPPKYTYDLLKSHVEDSLTNLDLPQLFLEQLHCIPTEEMRSGTVFNHLRALQQQGLIKHFGASVETSEEALICLEQEGLASLQIIFNLFRQHVADEVFAKAKEKNVAIIVRVPLASGLLSGKFEEKTHFALNDHRNFNANGEAFNAGETFSGIDFKEGVRLANKIKGMLPDSRMPQWAIRWILDHPEVTTVIPGASRVTQVYANVEASDLKNLSPETHQELRKLYDEEIQHEIRGHY, from the coding sequence ATGGAATACAGAAATTTTAAGGATGTTAAAATTGCCGAAGTTGGCTTAGGCACATGGCAATTAGGAAGTGCCGATTGGGGAGCTGTTAACCAGGAAGACGCGTTTAAAATATTAAAGGCCTATACCGATAACGGAGGTAATTTTATTGATACTGCCGATGTTTACGGCATGGGCGTGAGTGAAAAAACCATAGGCAGCTTTTTAAAAACCCAAAATAAAGATATTTATGTGGCAACCAAACTTGGCCGACGCGGCGATGCTAACGGATGGCCACCTAAATATACTTACGACCTGCTTAAAAGCCACGTAGAAGACTCGCTAACAAACCTTGACCTTCCGCAATTGTTTTTAGAGCAATTGCACTGCATACCTACCGAAGAAATGCGTAGCGGTACCGTGTTTAACCATTTGCGTGCTTTGCAACAACAAGGCTTAATTAAACATTTTGGCGCCAGTGTTGAAACTTCCGAAGAGGCTTTAATTTGTTTAGAACAGGAAGGCCTGGCATCACTGCAAATTATTTTCAACCTATTTAGGCAACATGTTGCTGATGAGGTTTTTGCCAAGGCTAAAGAAAAAAATGTAGCCATAATTGTTCGCGTGCCCCTGGCAAGCGGCTTACTATCGGGCAAGTTTGAAGAGAAAACTCATTTTGCTTTAAACGACCATCGTAACTTTAACGCCAATGGCGAAGCTTTTAACGCCGGTGAAACATTTTCGGGAATTGATTTTAAAGAAGGAGTACGCCTGGCGAATAAAATAAAAGGTATGCTGCCCGATAGCCGCATGCCGCAATGGGCCATCCGCTGGATATTGGACCATCCGGAAGTAACCACAGTAATTCCCGGTGCAAGCCGTGTAACGCAGGTTTATGCCAATGTTGAGGCATCTGATCTGAAAAACCTTTCTCCCGAAACACATCAGGAATTAAGAAAACTTTATGATGAGGAAATACAACATGAAATAAGAGGGCATTATTGA
- a CDS encoding SGNH/GDSL hydrolase family protein has protein sequence MSSKSSRRTFLANSAIATIAGLTLPDVVSAATASAKKITLQKDDVILFQGDSITDWGRNHTEMAPNTSQALGNSYPFAAAINLLTQYPAKNLKFYNKGISGNKVFQLAARWDADCLDLKPNVLSILVGVNDFWHKLNGNYPEGTIDKYRSDYKALIERTKQALPDVKLIIGEPFAYAGYKSVGAGWYPKFNEYRLVAREMADTYHATFIPYQFIFDEALKLAPASYWSIDGVHPSVAGAGLMAKAWLETVKG, from the coding sequence ATGTCATCTAAAAGTTCACGTCGCACTTTTCTCGCAAACTCGGCAATAGCCACTATAGCGGGTTTAACCTTGCCGGATGTTGTTTCGGCAGCTACTGCATCTGCAAAAAAAATAACGCTGCAAAAGGATGATGTTATTCTGTTTCAGGGAGATTCCATAACCGATTGGGGCAGAAACCATACCGAAATGGCGCCAAATACAAGCCAGGCTTTAGGAAACAGCTACCCGTTTGCGGCGGCTATTAACCTTTTAACGCAGTACCCAGCCAAAAATTTAAAGTTTTATAACAAGGGTATCAGTGGCAATAAAGTATTCCAATTAGCTGCCAGATGGGATGCCGATTGCCTTGACTTAAAGCCGAATGTGTTAAGTATACTGGTTGGCGTAAACGATTTTTGGCATAAGCTAAACGGTAATTATCCCGAAGGTACCATTGACAAATACCGTAGTGATTACAAAGCCTTGATTGAACGCACCAAACAAGCCCTGCCCGATGTTAAACTAATTATTGGAGAGCCATTTGCATATGCTGGCTATAAATCAGTTGGTGCGGGCTGGTACCCTAAATTTAACGAGTACCGGTTAGTGGCGCGCGAAATGGCCGATACTTACCATGCCACTTTTATACCTTACCAGTTTATTTTTGACGAGGCCTTAAAATTGGCTCCTGCCTCGTACTGGAGTATTGATGGCGTACACCCATCGGTTGCAGGTGCAGGCTTAATGGCAAAAGCCTGGCTGGAAACCGTAAAGGGATAA
- a CDS encoding quinone-dependent dihydroorotate dehydrogenase has protein sequence MYRLIKPLLFQFSPESVHHFVVGALKRFNRLPGGAALSKTIWGFDDAKLRRTVFGLEFKNPVGLAAGFDKNAEMMAEMGNLGFGFVEIGTVTPLPQPGNPQPRMFRLPGDGALINRMGFNNQGVDVAAERIKAYRNSRYNQSNLIIGGNIGKNKDTPNEDAVSDYVKCFDKLFNVVDYFVVNVSSPNTPNLRALQDKEPLKHILNTLQQRNLKNGLSRPILLKIAPDLTNEQLDDIVEIVQETKIAGVIATNTTISREGLTNANKSEAGGLSGKPLTQRSTEVIRYLTSKSNRAFPIIGVGGIHSPQDALDKLEAGAALVQLYTGFIYEGPELITRINKKILSV, from the coding sequence ATGTATAGGCTAATTAAACCCCTGCTGTTCCAATTTTCTCCCGAAAGCGTACACCATTTTGTTGTGGGTGCTTTAAAGCGTTTTAACCGCTTGCCGGGCGGCGCAGCCCTAAGTAAAACAATATGGGGGTTTGACGACGCTAAATTACGCCGAACCGTTTTTGGCCTGGAATTTAAAAACCCTGTTGGGCTTGCGGCAGGATTTGATAAAAACGCCGAGATGATGGCCGAAATGGGTAATTTGGGTTTTGGCTTTGTTGAAATTGGCACCGTTACCCCCTTGCCGCAACCGGGCAACCCGCAGCCGCGCATGTTTCGCTTGCCAGGAGATGGCGCATTAATAAACCGCATGGGCTTTAATAACCAAGGTGTTGATGTTGCCGCCGAGCGAATAAAAGCTTACCGTAACTCGCGGTATAACCAAAGTAACCTTATTATTGGTGGTAACATTGGTAAAAATAAAGATACCCCTAACGAGGATGCCGTTAGCGATTATGTAAAATGTTTTGACAAACTATTTAACGTGGTTGATTATTTTGTAGTGAACGTAAGTTCGCCCAATACGCCTAATTTACGTGCCTTGCAAGATAAGGAGCCACTAAAGCATATTTTAAACACTTTACAGCAACGTAATTTAAAAAACGGTTTAAGCCGGCCTATCCTATTAAAAATAGCACCCGATTTGACAAACGAACAATTAGACGATATTGTTGAAATAGTACAGGAAACAAAAATTGCAGGTGTAATAGCTACCAATACCACCATCAGTCGCGAGGGATTAACTAATGCCAATAAAAGCGAAGCTGGCGGTTTAAGCGGCAAACCGTTAACGCAACGATCAACAGAAGTGATACGTTATTTAACCTCAAAATCAAACCGTGCGTTTCCAATTATTGGGGTAGGAGGGATACACTCGCCCCAGGATGCTTTGGATAAACTGGAAGCTGGCGCGGCACTGGTGCAGCTATACACAGGTTTTATTTACGAAGGGCCGGAGTTAATTACCCGTATCAATAAAAAAATCCTGTCGGTATAA
- the dinB gene encoding DNA polymerase IV — METQLNTSHRKIIHIDMDAFYASVEQRDNPDYRGKPIVVGGLPEGRGGVVATASYEARKFGVRSAMPSKQALQLCPQAIFVRPRFAAYKEVSQHIREIFSRYTDLIEPLSLDEAYLDVTTDKLNIGSAIEIAQQIKQAIKNELNLTASAGVSINKFVAKIASDMNKPDGLKFIGPSGVESFMEVLPVEKFFGVGKVTAQKMKKMGLHTGADLKKLSEEEMHRHFGKAGRFYFKIVRGVDSREVQPHRETKSMGAEDTFAYDLTTLDEMNAELDKIAVTVANRLEKYELKGRTITLKVKYSDFKQITRNQSFPAPVGDLEIISATAKQLMAVSFAEGQRVRLLGISLSNFNEVTIKQKPDKDTGQLLLF, encoded by the coding sequence ATGGAGACCCAATTAAACACCTCTCACCGCAAAATTATCCATATTGATATGGATGCCTTTTATGCTTCGGTTGAGCAACGGGACAATCCTGATTACCGGGGCAAACCTATTGTAGTAGGTGGTTTGCCCGAAGGGCGAGGCGGCGTAGTGGCTACTGCAAGTTATGAGGCCCGTAAGTTTGGTGTCCGGTCGGCAATGCCATCTAAACAGGCACTTCAGCTTTGCCCGCAGGCTATATTTGTGAGGCCACGGTTTGCGGCCTATAAAGAGGTGTCGCAACACATCCGTGAAATATTTAGCCGCTACACCGATTTGATAGAACCGCTTTCGCTGGACGAAGCGTATTTGGATGTTACCACCGATAAGCTCAATATCGGTTCGGCTATTGAAATTGCTCAACAAATAAAACAAGCCATAAAAAACGAACTGAACTTAACAGCCTCAGCCGGTGTATCCATCAATAAATTTGTAGCAAAAATAGCATCAGACATGAATAAGCCCGATGGCCTGAAATTTATTGGGCCATCGGGAGTTGAAAGTTTTATGGAAGTGTTGCCTGTAGAGAAGTTTTTTGGTGTAGGTAAGGTTACGGCACAAAAAATGAAAAAGATGGGCCTACATACCGGTGCCGACCTTAAAAAATTATCCGAAGAAGAAATGCACCGGCATTTTGGCAAGGCGGGTCGTTTTTATTTCAAAATAGTACGCGGCGTTGATAGTCGCGAAGTACAACCCCACCGCGAAACAAAATCGATGGGTGCCGAAGATACTTTTGCATACGATTTAACTACACTGGATGAGATGAACGCCGAATTGGATAAAATTGCGGTTACTGTAGCTAACCGACTGGAAAAGTACGAATTAAAGGGCCGAACAATTACGTTAAAGGTTAAATACAGTGATTTTAAACAGATAACACGTAATCAATCATTCCCTGCACCGGTGGGCGATTTGGAGATTATATCGGCAACAGCTAAACAATTAATGGCTGTTAGTTTTGCTGAGGGGCAGCGGGTGAGGTTGCTGGGTATTTCGTTATCTAATTTTAATGAGGTAACTATAAAGCAAAAGCCCGATAAAGATACCGGGCAGTTGCTATTATTTTAA
- a CDS encoding ABC transporter permease, with amino-acid sequence MIFLKLLRESFLFAFDALRQNKLRTVLSLLGITIGIFTIITVFSAVDTLRDNLQASVNKLGSNSIFVQKWPWSFGNDYPWWKYIQRPVPKLRDYNELQKRVQTAQGISYEITLSSRTLKYMSNVVDNVDVNVVSADFDKTWSHDYQDGRYFTDVESRTGAPVALVGHDVAEGLFNDVDVAIGKQIKVLGRSVTIVGVYAKEGEDMLGVSPDKQITIPINFARNIIDVQNEKYNPQVTVRGKEGIASAEVESELMGVMRSIRRLSPGTDDNFALNKSTILSNQLDSLFTIVNWAGWVIGIFSILVGGFGIANIMFVSVKERTNIIGIQMSLGAKGYFIMFQFLIEAVLLCLMGGAIGIFLVYLLTFGIKAVFDVRVVLYLNNIILGVGISVIIGIISGIVPAYFASRLDPVEAIRTN; translated from the coding sequence ATGATATTCTTAAAGCTACTTCGCGAAAGTTTTCTTTTTGCCTTTGATGCGCTCAGGCAAAACAAATTGCGTACAGTATTATCGTTACTGGGCATTACCATTGGTATATTTACCATTATCACAGTTTTTTCGGCTGTTGATACGCTGCGCGATAACTTGCAGGCCAGCGTTAACAAGCTTGGTAGCAATAGTATATTTGTACAAAAGTGGCCCTGGTCGTTTGGGAACGATTATCCGTGGTGGAAATATATACAGCGCCCTGTACCCAAACTACGTGACTATAACGAATTACAAAAACGGGTGCAAACGGCACAAGGTATATCATACGAGATAACCCTAAGCAGCCGTACACTTAAATACATGAGTAATGTTGTTGATAATGTGGATGTAAACGTGGTATCGGCAGATTTTGATAAAACCTGGTCGCATGATTACCAGGATGGCCGCTACTTTACTGATGTGGAATCACGAACCGGCGCCCCGGTTGCATTAGTAGGGCACGATGTTGCCGAAGGTCTGTTTAACGATGTTGACGTTGCAATAGGTAAGCAAATTAAAGTTTTGGGCCGCTCGGTTACCATAGTTGGTGTGTACGCTAAAGAGGGTGAAGACATGCTTGGCGTATCGCCGGATAAACAAATAACTATCCCCATCAACTTTGCGCGGAATATAATAGATGTGCAAAATGAAAAATATAACCCACAAGTTACTGTACGTGGTAAAGAGGGTATAGCCAGCGCGGAAGTTGAAAGTGAATTGATGGGTGTAATGCGCTCGATACGCAGACTGAGCCCCGGCACCGATGATAATTTTGCACTCAATAAATCAACCATTTTATCAAATCAGTTAGATTCGTTATTTACCATTGTTAACTGGGCAGGTTGGGTAATTGGTATATTTTCGATATTGGTTGGTGGCTTTGGTATAGCCAACATTATGTTTGTTTCGGTTAAGGAGCGTACTAATATTATCGGTATCCAGATGTCGCTCGGCGCAAAAGGGTATTTTATTATGTTTCAGTTTTTGATAGAAGCTGTATTGCTTTGCCTTATGGGAGGAGCAATAGGTATATTTTTGGTGTACCTGCTTACTTTTGGTATAAAGGCCGTTTTTGATGTTAGAGTAGTACTTTATTTAAACAACATCATTTTAGGGGTTGGCATATCGGTTATTATTGGCATAATTTCGGGCATTGTGCCGGCTTATTTTGCCTCCCGGCTTGACCCGGTGGAAGCTATCCGGACAAATTAA
- a CDS encoding glycine zipper domain-containing protein has protein sequence MKKYITSIALSLSFLIAGSTLVNAQTTTHRKMSNRAKGAIIGGAGGAVVGGLIGHNVGGALIGAGLGAGGGYVIGDAKDRSNLRKRQAYRRAHPRRTTRVVYVKPRSTTTTTVTKTTHY, from the coding sequence ATGAAAAAGTACATCACATCAATAGCTCTATCGCTTTCGTTTTTGATAGCGGGTAGCACCCTTGTAAATGCACAAACTACAACACACCGTAAAATGAGCAACCGTGCAAAAGGTGCCATTATTGGAGGTGCAGGGGGTGCCGTAGTTGGCGGCTTAATAGGCCACAATGTAGGCGGCGCATTAATTGGTGCCGGGTTAGGTGCTGGTGGCGGTTATGTTATTGGCGATGCCAAAGACCGCTCTAACCTACGTAAAAGGCAAGCATATAGGCGTGCTCATCCCCGCCGTACTACCCGTGTTGTGTATGTTAAGCCGCGTTCAACCACTACAACTACTGTTACTAAAACAACTCATTATTAA
- a CDS encoding spore protein encodes MGVTRLKRKDRKNKTVSRLEVQHLKLATNLEIGSRSKQSAKSQVSKNNEILNKLSSEAK; translated from the coding sequence ATGGGTGTTACACGTTTAAAAAGAAAAGATAGAAAAAACAAGACTGTTTCTCGTTTAGAGGTTCAGCATTTAAAATTGGCTACTAACTTAGAAATTGGAAGCCGCTCAAAACAATCTGCAAAAAGCCAGGTTTCCAAAAACAACGAGATTTTAAATAAGCTTTCTTCGGAAGCAAAATAA
- a CDS encoding TrmH family RNA methyltransferase, whose amino-acid sequence MLSKSQISFLKSLQQKKIRKTHGVFLAEGIKSITEFIYSDYKVETLYHTPSFVPKLPNLSQKINFEQTSATDLAKFSSLTTPQEVIALIKIPQWPALLTQNLQQGFSIVLDGIQDPGNLGTIIRTADWFGIKNIICSEDTVDVYNPKVVQATMGSLSRIRVHYTDLNDLLKTTQLPIFGALLNGQNIYNTNFGSHGLIIMGNEGNGIRPEIAALIQQPVTIPLLGKAESLNVAIATAIFCSEVSRGQYVNKTI is encoded by the coding sequence ATGCTTTCAAAGTCTCAAATCAGTTTTTTAAAATCCTTACAACAAAAAAAAATCAGGAAAACACACGGTGTTTTTTTAGCCGAGGGTATTAAATCAATTACAGAGTTTATTTACTCTGACTATAAAGTTGAAACCCTTTACCATACACCGTCGTTTGTACCAAAGTTGCCTAATTTATCACAAAAAATAAATTTCGAACAAACATCAGCAACCGATTTGGCCAAATTTAGTAGTTTAACCACACCGCAGGAAGTAATTGCACTAATAAAAATTCCGCAATGGCCTGCTTTGCTAACACAAAACCTGCAACAAGGTTTTTCAATAGTGTTAGATGGCATTCAGGATCCGGGCAACCTGGGTACTATTATCCGCACGGCAGACTGGTTTGGCATAAAAAACATCATTTGTTCGGAAGATACGGTAGACGTTTACAATCCCAAAGTTGTACAGGCAACCATGGGTTCGCTTTCGCGGATACGAGTACATTATACCGATTTGAACGATTTACTTAAAACCACCCAACTGCCTATTTTTGGCGCCTTGTTAAATGGCCAAAACATTTATAACACCAATTTTGGAAGCCATGGCCTTATTATTATGGGTAACGAGGGTAACGGCATCCGCCCGGAAATTGCAGCATTAATACAACAGCCTGTAACTATACCGCTATTGGGCAAGGCAGAATCGTTAAATGTGGCCATTGCAACCGCTATATTTTGCTCGGAAGTAAGCCGTGGGCAATATGTTAATAAAACAATTTAA